CGCTGTAGTAAGCCATTCGTACCGACTCGCTCTGCGTATCGGTCAAGGTTTCCAGACAGGCCACGACGGCCTCCGATTCGAGCCTCTGAGTCACCGTCTCGAGTACTTCGTCGTGCTCGGGCGTGTGGCTCACTGCGCCGTACGCCGCCTCACGGTCGGTACCCGACTGCTCGCTGCGAACACGATCGACCGCCCGGCGGTGAGCCAGCGTCATGATCCAGGCGAGCGGACTCCCCTGATTCGGGTCGTAATTCGGTGCCGCGCGCCAGATCTGGAGGAACACCTCCTGCGCGGTCTCCTCGCTGTATCCCGGGTCGCGAAGCACCCGCAGCACCATGCCGTAGACGCGAGCGGACGTGGCGTCGTACAGCTCTGCGAATGCGGTTCGATCGCCCTGTGCAACAGATGCCATGAGCCGCCGAAGACGGTCCGTCTCTTCGGCTCGCAAATTCTTCAACTGTGGACTGGGGACCGCGCAGACCGCGCTGTCGTCCGTGTAGCCCTCGGCAGCGTCGGACACCCGGTCACGGCCGGCATCCGACGATCCGGACAACGGCGCGTTCATCGAAAGGTCGTCCCAACAGACGGGTTCATGATCGAGTTCATCGAACACGACACTAGTGGTCATAGTGCTCTCATATCGAAACCTCCGCGTTTTCCCGCCGCGGTACATATTCGGAACAAACCGGCCGGAGGATGGTTCGGGTTCGTAAATTCGTTTGCACCGAGCTGGACCGCGATTCATCCTTGGTGGAGAATCGGACAATCGTGGGTAATCGGGCGATCGGCCCACAGGAGGAATCGAGAGACATGGCGGCCATCGAGACACGCGGTCTGATCAAGCGATTCGGGGCGAACGTCGCTGTCGACGGCGTCGATCTGTCCATCCCGTCCGGTGGGGTCTACGGCGTCCTCGGGCCCAACGGTGCAGGCAAGACCACGACCATCCGAATGCTGGCCACCCTGCTCCCGATCGACGGGGGTAGCGCACGCGTGTTGGGCCACGATGTGGCGAGCGAACCCGAGGCCGTCCGG
The nucleotide sequence above comes from Rhodococcoides fascians A25f. Encoded proteins:
- a CDS encoding sigma-70 family RNA polymerase sigma factor, with the translated sequence MNAPLSGSSDAGRDRVSDAAEGYTDDSAVCAVPSPQLKNLRAEETDRLRRLMASVAQGDRTAFAELYDATSARVYGMVLRVLRDPGYSEETAQEVFLQIWRAAPNYDPNQGSPLAWIMTLAHRRAVDRVRSEQSGTDREAAYGAVSHTPEHDEVLETVTQRLESEAVVACLETLTDTQSESVRMAYYSGYTYREVAERLGVAVPTIKSRIRDGLIKLKTCLGVIPQ